Proteins co-encoded in one Rhopalosiphum maidis isolate BTI-1 chromosome 2, ASM367621v3, whole genome shotgun sequence genomic window:
- the LOC113551038 gene encoding protein cycle isoform X4, whose translation MKPRKRHYSRSSYNMQNSSRMASSTANLSTDLSGDEHCKNKSKGSAHGSDFDDDNNDDSRSVRNDNNKKHNHSEIEKRRRDKMNSYITELASMIPMCHTMSRKLDKLSVLRMAVQHMKTIRSTVNSYTEGHYKPSFLSDQDLKKIITQAAEGFVFAVSCDHGKILYISKSVTQVLNYIPEDLVGNNVFDYIHPKDVAKVKEQLFCSDFGPKDKYINANTMLPVRAEMMNTLSKMCSGSRRSFFCRMKCKAYDIKEEADTTTGSKYTQSDRRYNVIQCTGYLKPWTQINKCEDVSGKSLGLEEDNDGNGVRVDSGTANNTSCLVAVGRIINNLASSSLLSDIVKPPCFTSKHTIDGKFLSVDQRVTYIVGFLPQELLGTSMYEYFHQDDIARLVDIHKATLQECTPKDTETYKFRAKDKTFVNLRSEWKSFRNPWTKDIEFIVANNILTRSDYKADSSNKSECSSQGQSQNYYDSYTEPQLSKSQQQLGNREIQNLITSHIEANKIGRHIVDTALDANKTVCDIDSSPSHTQQETIEEVESKNDRVQFMNSPLTMLNEPGTLSSNGGDGSSGDTVSSYTVIQESVNLLNSTNTNSDSGNMLGEIMTPSPQQLSNLGTNDEAAMAVIMSFLEADAGLGGPVDFSGLPWPLP comes from the exons ATGAAGCCGAGAAAAAGACATTATTCACG aagttCGTATAACATGCAAAATAGTTCCCGAATGGCTTCGTCTACAGCAAACTTAAGTACGGATTTGAGTGGAGATGAacattgcaaaaataaaagcaaAGGATCGGCACA tggTAGCGATTTTGACGACGACAACAATGATGATTCAAGGTCTGTTCGAAATGACAATAACAAAAA ACATAATCACAGCGAAATCGAGAAACGTAGAAGAGATAAGATGAACTCGTATATTACCGAGCTAGCTAGTATGATACCAATGTGTCATACTATGTCACGAAAGTTAGATAAGTTATCTGTCCTCAGGATGGCTGTACAACATATGAAGACAATTCGAAGCACTGTTAATTCATATACTGAAGGTCATTATAAGCCTTCATTTTTATCTGATcaagatttgaaaaaaataatcacacaA GCTGCTGAAGGTTTTGTTTTCGCTGTAAGTTGTGATCATGGAAAGatactatatatatctaaatcaGTGACTCAGgttctaaattatatacca GAAGACTTGGTtggaaataatgtttttgattatattcatCCGAAAGATGTAGCTAAAGTAAAGGAACAACTTTTCTGTTCAGACTTTGGCcctaaagataaatatatcaatgcaAATA CAATGTTACCGGTGCGTGCTGAAATGATGAATACTTTGTCAAAAATGTGTAGTGGATCTAGGAGATCATTCTTTTGTCGAATGAAGTGTAAAGCGTATGATATAAAGGAAGAAGCAGACACGACTACTGGATCAAAGTACACTCAAtcag atagAAGATATAATGTAATTCAGTGTACCGGTTATTTAAAACCCTGGACGCAGATAAACAAATGTGAGGATGTATCTGGTAAGAGTTTGGGATTAGAAGAAGATAATGATGGTAATGGCGTTCGAGTGGATTCTGGAACTGCGAACAATACGTCGTGTTTGGTAGCCGTTggtagaattattaataatttggctTCATCTTCACTTTTATCGGACATTGTAAAACCGCCATGTTTCACTTCAAAACACACAATTGATGGAAAATTTCTGTCCGTGGATCAAAG GGTTACATATATAGTTGGATTTTTACCTCAAGAATTATTAGGTACTAGCATGTATGAATACTTTCATCAAGATGATATTGCTAGACTTGTAGATATCCACAAAGCAACACTACAAGAGTGTACGCCAAAAGACACAGaa ACTTATAAATTTCGAGCTAAAGATAAAACATTTGTAAACTTAAGAAGTGAATGGAAAAGTTTTCGAAATCCTTGGACTAAAGATATCGAATTTATTgttgcaaataatattttaactag gtcaGATTACAAAGCTGATAGCAGCAACAAATCAGAATGTTCTTCACAGGGTCAATCGCAAAACTATTATGATAGTTATACAGAGCCACAATTGTCTAAAAGTCAACAGCAGTTGGGTAATAgagaaatacaaaatttgattACTTCACATATAGAAGCAAACAAAATCGGTAGGCATATTGTTGATACTGCTTTGGATGCAAATAAGACAGTATGTGATATCGATAGTTCTCCTTCGCATACTCAACAGGAAACAATAGAAGAAgta GAGTCCAAGAATGACCGTGTACAGTTTATGAATTCACCCTTGACGATGCTCAACGAACCTGGCACGTTGTCGAGTAATGGTGGCGACGGTAGCAGTGGAGATACAGTTTCGTCGTATACTGTGATCCAGGAAAGCGTGAACCTGTTGAACTCTACTAATACCAATA GTGATTCAGGGAATATGCTCGGTGAAATAATGACACCGTCTCCACAACAGTTGTCTAATTTGGGGACTAATGACGAAGCCGCTATGGCTGTCATTATGAGCTTTTTGGAAGCTGACGCCGGACTCGGTGGACCTGTTGATTTTTCCGGGTTACCGTGGCCTCTGCCGTAA
- the LOC113551038 gene encoding protein cycle isoform X3, whose product MKPRKRHYSRSSYNMQNSSRMASSTANLSTDLSGDEHCKNKSKGSAHGSDFDDDNNDDSRSVRNDNNKKHNHSEIEKRRRDKMNSYITELASMIPMCHTMSRKLDKLSVLRMAVQHMKTIRSTVNSYTEGHYKPSFLSDQDLKKIITQAAEGFVFAVSCDHGKILYISKSVTQVLNYIPEDLVGNNVFDYIHPKDVAKVKEQLFCSDFGPKDKYINANTMLPVRAEMMNTLSKMCSGSRRSFFCRMKCKAYDIKEEADTTTGSKYTQSDRRYNVIQCTGYLKPWTQINKCEDVSGKSLGLEEDNDGNGVRVDSGTANNTSCLVAVGRIINNLASSSLLSDIVKPPCFTSKHTIDGKFLSVDQSTHFRYRVTYIVGFLPQELLGTSMYEYFHQDDIARLVDIHKATLQECTPKDTETYKFRAKDKTFVNLRSEWKSFRNPWTKDIEFIVANNILTRSDYKADSSNKSECSSQGQSQNYYDSYTEPQLSKSQQQLGNREIQNLITSHIEANKIGRHIVDTALDANKTVCDIDSSPSHTQQETIEEVESKNDRVQFMNSPLTMLNEPGTLSSNGGDGSSGDTVSSYTVIQESVNLLNSTNTNSDSGNMLGEIMTPSPQQLSNLGTNDEAAMAVIMSFLEADAGLGGPVDFSGLPWPLP is encoded by the exons ATGAAGCCGAGAAAAAGACATTATTCACG aagttCGTATAACATGCAAAATAGTTCCCGAATGGCTTCGTCTACAGCAAACTTAAGTACGGATTTGAGTGGAGATGAacattgcaaaaataaaagcaaAGGATCGGCACA tggTAGCGATTTTGACGACGACAACAATGATGATTCAAGGTCTGTTCGAAATGACAATAACAAAAA ACATAATCACAGCGAAATCGAGAAACGTAGAAGAGATAAGATGAACTCGTATATTACCGAGCTAGCTAGTATGATACCAATGTGTCATACTATGTCACGAAAGTTAGATAAGTTATCTGTCCTCAGGATGGCTGTACAACATATGAAGACAATTCGAAGCACTGTTAATTCATATACTGAAGGTCATTATAAGCCTTCATTTTTATCTGATcaagatttgaaaaaaataatcacacaA GCTGCTGAAGGTTTTGTTTTCGCTGTAAGTTGTGATCATGGAAAGatactatatatatctaaatcaGTGACTCAGgttctaaattatatacca GAAGACTTGGTtggaaataatgtttttgattatattcatCCGAAAGATGTAGCTAAAGTAAAGGAACAACTTTTCTGTTCAGACTTTGGCcctaaagataaatatatcaatgcaAATA CAATGTTACCGGTGCGTGCTGAAATGATGAATACTTTGTCAAAAATGTGTAGTGGATCTAGGAGATCATTCTTTTGTCGAATGAAGTGTAAAGCGTATGATATAAAGGAAGAAGCAGACACGACTACTGGATCAAAGTACACTCAAtcag atagAAGATATAATGTAATTCAGTGTACCGGTTATTTAAAACCCTGGACGCAGATAAACAAATGTGAGGATGTATCTGGTAAGAGTTTGGGATTAGAAGAAGATAATGATGGTAATGGCGTTCGAGTGGATTCTGGAACTGCGAACAATACGTCGTGTTTGGTAGCCGTTggtagaattattaataatttggctTCATCTTCACTTTTATCGGACATTGTAAAACCGCCATGTTTCACTTCAAAACACACAATTGATGGAAAATTTCTGTCCGTGGATCAAAG cACTCATTTCCGTTACAGGGTTACATATATAGTTGGATTTTTACCTCAAGAATTATTAGGTACTAGCATGTATGAATACTTTCATCAAGATGATATTGCTAGACTTGTAGATATCCACAAAGCAACACTACAAGAGTGTACGCCAAAAGACACAGaa ACTTATAAATTTCGAGCTAAAGATAAAACATTTGTAAACTTAAGAAGTGAATGGAAAAGTTTTCGAAATCCTTGGACTAAAGATATCGAATTTATTgttgcaaataatattttaactag gtcaGATTACAAAGCTGATAGCAGCAACAAATCAGAATGTTCTTCACAGGGTCAATCGCAAAACTATTATGATAGTTATACAGAGCCACAATTGTCTAAAAGTCAACAGCAGTTGGGTAATAgagaaatacaaaatttgattACTTCACATATAGAAGCAAACAAAATCGGTAGGCATATTGTTGATACTGCTTTGGATGCAAATAAGACAGTATGTGATATCGATAGTTCTCCTTCGCATACTCAACAGGAAACAATAGAAGAAgta GAGTCCAAGAATGACCGTGTACAGTTTATGAATTCACCCTTGACGATGCTCAACGAACCTGGCACGTTGTCGAGTAATGGTGGCGACGGTAGCAGTGGAGATACAGTTTCGTCGTATACTGTGATCCAGGAAAGCGTGAACCTGTTGAACTCTACTAATACCAATA GTGATTCAGGGAATATGCTCGGTGAAATAATGACACCGTCTCCACAACAGTTGTCTAATTTGGGGACTAATGACGAAGCCGCTATGGCTGTCATTATGAGCTTTTTGGAAGCTGACGCCGGACTCGGTGGACCTGTTGATTTTTCCGGGTTACCGTGGCCTCTGCCGTAA
- the LOC113551038 gene encoding protein cycle isoform X2 — MARNPDFASYCNNLLHDHNDLMNFDNLSHDSPMEQLVYYDLQPVSEAIKESSYNMQNSSRMASSTANLSTDLSGDEHCKNKSKGSAHGSDFDDDNNDDSRSVRNDNNKKHNHSEIEKRRRDKMNSYITELASMIPMCHTMSRKLDKLSVLRMAVQHMKTIRSTVNSYTEGHYKPSFLSDQDLKKIITQAAEGFVFAVSCDHGKILYISKSVTQVLNYIPEDLVGNNVFDYIHPKDVAKVKEQLFCSDFGPKDKYINANTMLPVRAEMMNTLSKMCSGSRRSFFCRMKCKAYDIKEEADTTTGSKYTQSDRRYNVIQCTGYLKPWTQINKCEDVSGKSLGLEEDNDGNGVRVDSGTANNTSCLVAVGRIINNLASSSLLSDIVKPPCFTSKHTIDGKFLSVDQRVTYIVGFLPQELLGTSMYEYFHQDDIARLVDIHKATLQECTPKDTETYKFRAKDKTFVNLRSEWKSFRNPWTKDIEFIVANNILTRSDYKADSSNKSECSSQGQSQNYYDSYTEPQLSKSQQQLGNREIQNLITSHIEANKIGRHIVDTALDANKTVCDIDSSPSHTQQETIEEVESKNDRVQFMNSPLTMLNEPGTLSSNGGDGSSGDTVSSYTVIQESVNLLNSTNTNSDSGNMLGEIMTPSPQQLSNLGTNDEAAMAVIMSFLEADAGLGGPVDFSGLPWPLP; from the exons ATGGCTAGAAATCCGGATTTTGCTTCTTATTGTAATAATCTGTTACACGACCATAatgatttaatgaattttgatAACTTGAGTCATGATAGCCCTATGGAACAACttgtttattatgatttacagcCTGTATCTGAAGCTATTAAGGA aagttCGTATAACATGCAAAATAGTTCCCGAATGGCTTCGTCTACAGCAAACTTAAGTACGGATTTGAGTGGAGATGAacattgcaaaaataaaagcaaAGGATCGGCACA tggTAGCGATTTTGACGACGACAACAATGATGATTCAAGGTCTGTTCGAAATGACAATAACAAAAA ACATAATCACAGCGAAATCGAGAAACGTAGAAGAGATAAGATGAACTCGTATATTACCGAGCTAGCTAGTATGATACCAATGTGTCATACTATGTCACGAAAGTTAGATAAGTTATCTGTCCTCAGGATGGCTGTACAACATATGAAGACAATTCGAAGCACTGTTAATTCATATACTGAAGGTCATTATAAGCCTTCATTTTTATCTGATcaagatttgaaaaaaataatcacacaA GCTGCTGAAGGTTTTGTTTTCGCTGTAAGTTGTGATCATGGAAAGatactatatatatctaaatcaGTGACTCAGgttctaaattatatacca GAAGACTTGGTtggaaataatgtttttgattatattcatCCGAAAGATGTAGCTAAAGTAAAGGAACAACTTTTCTGTTCAGACTTTGGCcctaaagataaatatatcaatgcaAATA CAATGTTACCGGTGCGTGCTGAAATGATGAATACTTTGTCAAAAATGTGTAGTGGATCTAGGAGATCATTCTTTTGTCGAATGAAGTGTAAAGCGTATGATATAAAGGAAGAAGCAGACACGACTACTGGATCAAAGTACACTCAAtcag atagAAGATATAATGTAATTCAGTGTACCGGTTATTTAAAACCCTGGACGCAGATAAACAAATGTGAGGATGTATCTGGTAAGAGTTTGGGATTAGAAGAAGATAATGATGGTAATGGCGTTCGAGTGGATTCTGGAACTGCGAACAATACGTCGTGTTTGGTAGCCGTTggtagaattattaataatttggctTCATCTTCACTTTTATCGGACATTGTAAAACCGCCATGTTTCACTTCAAAACACACAATTGATGGAAAATTTCTGTCCGTGGATCAAAG GGTTACATATATAGTTGGATTTTTACCTCAAGAATTATTAGGTACTAGCATGTATGAATACTTTCATCAAGATGATATTGCTAGACTTGTAGATATCCACAAAGCAACACTACAAGAGTGTACGCCAAAAGACACAGaa ACTTATAAATTTCGAGCTAAAGATAAAACATTTGTAAACTTAAGAAGTGAATGGAAAAGTTTTCGAAATCCTTGGACTAAAGATATCGAATTTATTgttgcaaataatattttaactag gtcaGATTACAAAGCTGATAGCAGCAACAAATCAGAATGTTCTTCACAGGGTCAATCGCAAAACTATTATGATAGTTATACAGAGCCACAATTGTCTAAAAGTCAACAGCAGTTGGGTAATAgagaaatacaaaatttgattACTTCACATATAGAAGCAAACAAAATCGGTAGGCATATTGTTGATACTGCTTTGGATGCAAATAAGACAGTATGTGATATCGATAGTTCTCCTTCGCATACTCAACAGGAAACAATAGAAGAAgta GAGTCCAAGAATGACCGTGTACAGTTTATGAATTCACCCTTGACGATGCTCAACGAACCTGGCACGTTGTCGAGTAATGGTGGCGACGGTAGCAGTGGAGATACAGTTTCGTCGTATACTGTGATCCAGGAAAGCGTGAACCTGTTGAACTCTACTAATACCAATA GTGATTCAGGGAATATGCTCGGTGAAATAATGACACCGTCTCCACAACAGTTGTCTAATTTGGGGACTAATGACGAAGCCGCTATGGCTGTCATTATGAGCTTTTTGGAAGCTGACGCCGGACTCGGTGGACCTGTTGATTTTTCCGGGTTACCGTGGCCTCTGCCGTAA
- the LOC113554069 gene encoding uncharacterized protein LOC113554069, with protein MIQMRFSYGTPSGCISIPPPLDTESFLRTSEDLLLYQNKILIVQINMCFIHRYNIVQIFIIYTVTTNVYVSLVTNDTTYFQTRQLSGQQYGLDYNLQNHTQYEEKIADRSRTLFDWDNPRVVSKEGIKVHSKRIDTNLETERVENNVWWPWKNYDDWLNGRGLKSEQPKKSEKKIRKEKKHKKKNKKNEKKKKKSKPDKKFNVTVKSSDLFSVNAEDNEIIKKESIPEILYEASPIDIILRNSSLVPTLVKYTSRNYTYDVNECLTNNGGCEGLCINTPGSYRCHCPPGFMVADTKCEDIDECLLRNGHGPCQGTCTNTWGGYKCSCHGIPGTRLADDRHTCDDVDECRDGTAGCSHQCINTVGSAFCVCPDGLQLDDGWKTCVDVDECSDPELQQSPNVCSERGLTCINTYGSYKCA; from the exons ATGATTCAGATGAGATTCTCATATGGCACTCCTTCCGGTTGCATCAGTATACCTCCACCCTTGGACACAGAAAGTTTTTTAAGGACTTCAGAAGATCTGCTcttataccaaaataaaatattaatcgtccaaattaatatgtgttttatacatagatataatatcgtccaaatatttattatttatacagttaCTACAAATGTTTACG tatCATTGGTCACCAACGAtactacatattttcaaacaagACAACTGAGTGGCCAACAATATGGCTTAgactataatttacaaaaccaCACACaatatgaagaaaaaattGCAGACCGGTCAAGAACACTATTCGA TTGGGATAATCCAAGAGTTGTATCGAAAGAAGGGATAAAAGTTCATTCGAAAAGAATTGATACGAATTTGGAAACCGAAAGAGTCGAGAACAATGTTTGGTGGCCGTGGAAAAACTATGATGATTGGCTGAATGGTAGGGGATTAAAATCAGAACAGccaaaaaaatcagaaaagAAGATCCgaaaggaaaaaaaacataaaaaaaagaacaaaaaaaatgaaaagaaaaaaaagaagtcaAAAcctgataaaaaatttaacgttACAGTCAAAAGCAGTGATCTTTTTTCGGTCAATGCCGAAGACaacgaaattataaaaaaagaatcgaTACCCGAAATACTTTACGAGGCATCAccgattgatataattttaagaaattcttCTTTAGTTCCAACCttggtaaaatatacatcCAGAAATTATACTTATG ATGTTAACGAATGCTTGACAAATAACGGAGGTTGTGAAGGACTTTGCATCAACACTCCAGGATCGTACAGGTGTCATTGTCCACCTGGTTTTATGGTAGCTGACACCAAATGTGAAG ACATCGACGAGTGCTTATTGCGCAACGGTCACGGGCCGTGCCAAGGAACGTGCACGAACACCTGGGGAGGATACAAGTGTTCGTGTCACGGCATACCGGGCACCAGGCTGGCCGACGACCGGCACACTTGCGACGACGTGGACGAGTGTCGGGACGGCACTGCCGGGTGTTCGCACCAGTGCATCAACACCGTGGGATCCGCGTTCTGCGTGTGTCCGGACGGATTGCAGTTGGACGACGGGTGGAAAACGTGCGTGGACGTGGACGAGTGTTCGGACCCGGAGCTGCAACAATCGCCGAACGTTTGCTCCGAGCGCGGTTTGACGTGCATCAACACGTACGGTTCGTACAAATGCGCGTGA
- the LOC113554244 gene encoding sushi, von Willebrand factor type A, EGF and pentraxin domain-containing protein 1-like, which yields MEFTRTVIEFIVLANTAITFVSSGPLDCEPRPEPDSGQVIFTASKNWRRAVEVYQCDAGYVLTGQTKHTCLDGVWSGHVPSCTRPTSSGHNNNNIISSAQGWFSFRRILKLDTKRRIQNNEKRLEKKSVDIEIPETLQQTSGHGTFQLPKHMIRDSTKEYSVGDYDLSCLFRKRHGKIFLKAPKLPYARVVKYSKNKNTVDPKNKYLEAIYHCIKGHVFENPSYTKLYCSNGNWVGVKPVCVPKTTPMTMYQMECYIKCPPDKNVSLAEGEQFINFEVEQPNTNYDWNRFGSLSSGWYKNSSRILIPGLYIITYTVRDDEDVDIASCRTTVRVTDDEVPSVKNCPTYLEVIEDFSKKNTVPVSWPEPRFSDNIGVTQVAKTMEPGQLMGPGLYNVLYMAMDASKNEATCNFTIEVKDRAVIDIENSTLKETLNKIT from the exons ATGGAATTTACTAGAACTGTCAtcgaatttattgtattagcaAACACag CTATTACATTTGTTTCTTCCGGACCATTGGATTGCGAACCCCGACCAGAACCAGATAGCGGACAAGTGATTTTCACGGCATCCAAAAATTGGAGAAGGGCTGTGGAGGTGTACCAATGTGATGCTGGTTACGTTCTGACAGGTCAAACAAAGCACACGTGTTTAGATGGAGTGTGGTCCGGACATGTTCCGTCGTGTACACGGCCTACTAGTTCCG gtcacaataacaataatattatcagttcAGCACAAGGTTGGTTTTCATTCAG gCGTATATTAAAACTCGACACAAAAagaagaattcaaaataatgagaagcgattagaaaaaaaatctgtagATATTGAAATACCTGAAACACTTCAGCAGACATcag GACATGGTACATTTCAACTTCCAAAACATATGATTAGAGACTCAACTAAAGAATATTCAGTAGGAGATTACGATTTGAGCTGTTTGTTTAGAAAACGACAtggaaaaatttttttgaaggCACCTAAGTTGCCATATGCACGTGTGGTGAAGTATTCAAA gaataaaaatactgttgatccaaaaaacaaatatttagaaGCGATTTACCATTGTATCAAAGGGCACGTGTTCGAAAACCCTTCATATACCAAGCTTTATTGTAGTAATGGCAATTGGGTTGGCGTTAAACCAGTATGTGTTCCTAAAACGACACCGATGAct ATGTATCAAATGGAATGTTATATCAAGTGTCCACCGGACAAGAACGTAAGTTTAGCTGAAGgtgaacaatttataaattttgaagtGGAACAACCAAACACGAATTACGATTGGAACAG GTTTGGTTCATTGAGTTCCGGTTGGTACAAAAATTCGTCGAGAATTTTGATACCGGGTTTGTATATAATCACCTACACGGTTCGAGATGACGAAGACGTGGATATTGCTTCATGTAGAACAACTGTCCGAGTTAcgg ATGATGAAGTTCCGTCAGTGAAAAATTGTCCGACTTATTTGGAGGTAATAGAGGATTTTTCGAAAAAGAACACCGTTCCCGTATCATGGCCTGAACCTCGGTTTTCAGACAACATAGGCGTTACACAAGTGGCAAAAACGATG GAACCAGGTCAACTTATGGGCCCAggactatataatgtattatacatggcAATGGATGCATCAAAAAATGAGGCTACATGTAATTTCACTATTGAAGTTAAAG ATCGGGCAGTGATTGACATTGAAAACAGTACACTAAAAGaaacattgaataaaatcaCTTAA
- the LOC113551038 gene encoding protein cycle isoform X1: MARNPDFASYCNNLLHDHNDLMNFDNLSHDSPMEQLVYYDLQPVSEAIKESSYNMQNSSRMASSTANLSTDLSGDEHCKNKSKGSAHGSDFDDDNNDDSRSVRNDNNKKHNHSEIEKRRRDKMNSYITELASMIPMCHTMSRKLDKLSVLRMAVQHMKTIRSTVNSYTEGHYKPSFLSDQDLKKIITQAAEGFVFAVSCDHGKILYISKSVTQVLNYIPEDLVGNNVFDYIHPKDVAKVKEQLFCSDFGPKDKYINANTMLPVRAEMMNTLSKMCSGSRRSFFCRMKCKAYDIKEEADTTTGSKYTQSDRRYNVIQCTGYLKPWTQINKCEDVSGKSLGLEEDNDGNGVRVDSGTANNTSCLVAVGRIINNLASSSLLSDIVKPPCFTSKHTIDGKFLSVDQSTHFRYRVTYIVGFLPQELLGTSMYEYFHQDDIARLVDIHKATLQECTPKDTETYKFRAKDKTFVNLRSEWKSFRNPWTKDIEFIVANNILTRSDYKADSSNKSECSSQGQSQNYYDSYTEPQLSKSQQQLGNREIQNLITSHIEANKIGRHIVDTALDANKTVCDIDSSPSHTQQETIEEVESKNDRVQFMNSPLTMLNEPGTLSSNGGDGSSGDTVSSYTVIQESVNLLNSTNTNSDSGNMLGEIMTPSPQQLSNLGTNDEAAMAVIMSFLEADAGLGGPVDFSGLPWPLP, translated from the exons ATGGCTAGAAATCCGGATTTTGCTTCTTATTGTAATAATCTGTTACACGACCATAatgatttaatgaattttgatAACTTGAGTCATGATAGCCCTATGGAACAACttgtttattatgatttacagcCTGTATCTGAAGCTATTAAGGA aagttCGTATAACATGCAAAATAGTTCCCGAATGGCTTCGTCTACAGCAAACTTAAGTACGGATTTGAGTGGAGATGAacattgcaaaaataaaagcaaAGGATCGGCACA tggTAGCGATTTTGACGACGACAACAATGATGATTCAAGGTCTGTTCGAAATGACAATAACAAAAA ACATAATCACAGCGAAATCGAGAAACGTAGAAGAGATAAGATGAACTCGTATATTACCGAGCTAGCTAGTATGATACCAATGTGTCATACTATGTCACGAAAGTTAGATAAGTTATCTGTCCTCAGGATGGCTGTACAACATATGAAGACAATTCGAAGCACTGTTAATTCATATACTGAAGGTCATTATAAGCCTTCATTTTTATCTGATcaagatttgaaaaaaataatcacacaA GCTGCTGAAGGTTTTGTTTTCGCTGTAAGTTGTGATCATGGAAAGatactatatatatctaaatcaGTGACTCAGgttctaaattatatacca GAAGACTTGGTtggaaataatgtttttgattatattcatCCGAAAGATGTAGCTAAAGTAAAGGAACAACTTTTCTGTTCAGACTTTGGCcctaaagataaatatatcaatgcaAATA CAATGTTACCGGTGCGTGCTGAAATGATGAATACTTTGTCAAAAATGTGTAGTGGATCTAGGAGATCATTCTTTTGTCGAATGAAGTGTAAAGCGTATGATATAAAGGAAGAAGCAGACACGACTACTGGATCAAAGTACACTCAAtcag atagAAGATATAATGTAATTCAGTGTACCGGTTATTTAAAACCCTGGACGCAGATAAACAAATGTGAGGATGTATCTGGTAAGAGTTTGGGATTAGAAGAAGATAATGATGGTAATGGCGTTCGAGTGGATTCTGGAACTGCGAACAATACGTCGTGTTTGGTAGCCGTTggtagaattattaataatttggctTCATCTTCACTTTTATCGGACATTGTAAAACCGCCATGTTTCACTTCAAAACACACAATTGATGGAAAATTTCTGTCCGTGGATCAAAG cACTCATTTCCGTTACAGGGTTACATATATAGTTGGATTTTTACCTCAAGAATTATTAGGTACTAGCATGTATGAATACTTTCATCAAGATGATATTGCTAGACTTGTAGATATCCACAAAGCAACACTACAAGAGTGTACGCCAAAAGACACAGaa ACTTATAAATTTCGAGCTAAAGATAAAACATTTGTAAACTTAAGAAGTGAATGGAAAAGTTTTCGAAATCCTTGGACTAAAGATATCGAATTTATTgttgcaaataatattttaactag gtcaGATTACAAAGCTGATAGCAGCAACAAATCAGAATGTTCTTCACAGGGTCAATCGCAAAACTATTATGATAGTTATACAGAGCCACAATTGTCTAAAAGTCAACAGCAGTTGGGTAATAgagaaatacaaaatttgattACTTCACATATAGAAGCAAACAAAATCGGTAGGCATATTGTTGATACTGCTTTGGATGCAAATAAGACAGTATGTGATATCGATAGTTCTCCTTCGCATACTCAACAGGAAACAATAGAAGAAgta GAGTCCAAGAATGACCGTGTACAGTTTATGAATTCACCCTTGACGATGCTCAACGAACCTGGCACGTTGTCGAGTAATGGTGGCGACGGTAGCAGTGGAGATACAGTTTCGTCGTATACTGTGATCCAGGAAAGCGTGAACCTGTTGAACTCTACTAATACCAATA GTGATTCAGGGAATATGCTCGGTGAAATAATGACACCGTCTCCACAACAGTTGTCTAATTTGGGGACTAATGACGAAGCCGCTATGGCTGTCATTATGAGCTTTTTGGAAGCTGACGCCGGACTCGGTGGACCTGTTGATTTTTCCGGGTTACCGTGGCCTCTGCCGTAA